The stretch of DNA CATCGCCGGGTTCCTCGCGGACCTCGCGCTCGTCGTTTTCGTCCTCGCCCTCATTGGCAGCGTCATACTCTTCGTGATCGGCTGGAAAGCCGGCAAAAGCGCGTCGCGCAGGCTGTAAGGGAACGGGAAACCGCCGAGGCAGGAGCCGTCGCTCCGCCGGGCTGCGCGGCCCCATCCGCGCTTTCATCAGAAATCCGGTTTAAATGCCGATTGCAGATGCCCACTTCGCGCAGGTGATGGAACAAGCATCCGACCAAAATCGCACAATCCCCGCCCCACTCGATCCGGCGCGATGCGAGATCATTCGCAGGTTCGGCGCAGAGATAAGCCCGCTCGATCCGATCGGTGCCGAAGTGCGGGGCGTGGATCTTGCTGCAGAGCCGCCGCCGCGCGATGTTCTCGCCGCGCTCGAAGCGGAAATGGCCAGCCGCGGCTTTCTGGTATTCCGCAACGAACGACCGATCGAGGCGGAGGATTTCCTGCGCGCGAGCTGCTGGTGGGGCGGCAGGGCCTTGCACAGCACCCACGGGGTGCACCCGGCCACGCCCGGCGGAAACCCCCATATCTTCCGGCTTTCCAACGATCGCCGGCACGGCATCCCGGGCGTCGGCCCCCAGTGGCACAATGACGGCAGCTTCCTTGCCGAAACCTTCTCCCACTCGGGCTATCATATCGTCAGGCCGGCCGAGCGCGGCGGCGGTACGCATTTCGCCCACCAGGGTGCGGCTTACGAGGCATTGTCCCCAGAGGAAAAGGAATGGTGGAGCCGCCTGTCCTCGGTGAATTCGAACTCGGGCGTGGTGCACCCGCTGGTCCATCGCCATCCCGTTTCCGGCGACAGCTGCGTGTGGCTGCATCTCGGCATGACCGGTGCGGTGATCGAGAGGGCTCCGGCAAGTGAAGAGGGTTTTCGACTGCTCGGGCCGGACGAGTTGCAACGCCTGTGCCGACGCTACAACGAATTGCTGAACGACGGGCTGGAGCGCGGCTATGCGATCGCGTTCGAATATGAAGAGAACGATTGCGTGTTCATCGACAATCTCGCCGTGGCGCACCGCGCCGCGCCCGAAGCCCATGCTTCGG from Erythrobacter sp. encodes:
- a CDS encoding DUF1328 domain-containing protein — protein: MYGWAITLALVALVAAILGFGGIAGFLADLALVVFVLALIGSVILFVIGWKAGKSASRRL
- a CDS encoding TauD/TfdA family dioxygenase — protein: MDLAAEPPPRDVLAALEAEMASRGFLVFRNERPIEAEDFLRASCWWGGRALHSTHGVHPATPGGNPHIFRLSNDRRHGIPGVGPQWHNDGSFLAETFSHSGYHIVRPAERGGGTHFAHQGAAYEALSPEEKEWWSRLSSVNSNSGVVHPLVHRHPVSGDSCVWLHLGMTGAVIERAPASEEGFRLLGPDELQRLCRRYNELLNDGLERGYAIAFEYEENDCVFIDNLAVAHRAAPEAHASAQEQGLRIMHRSTVRGVMPLAPADGLPQFLDIHGPSPLPSTGVWQGGGIGFRWDEHAPMQN